One genomic segment of Streptomyces sp. TLI_146 includes these proteins:
- the purH gene encoding bifunctional phosphoribosylaminoimidazolecarboxamide formyltransferase/IMP cyclohydrolase has protein sequence MSSKREIRRALVSVYDKSGLEELARGLHAAGVELVSTGSTAGRIAAAGVPVTKVEELTGFPECLDGRVKTLHPRVHAGILADLRLDSHREQLAELGVEPFQLVVVNLYPFKETVASGASADECVEQIDIGGPSMVRAAAKNHPSVAVVTSPERYADVLAAVESGGFDLDARKRLAAEAFQHTAAYDVAVASWMTNVYAPEDGAALPGFLGGTWERKSTLRYGENPHQAAALYTDGQPGGIANAEQLHGKEMSFNNYVDTEAARRAAYDHDEPCVAIIKHANPCGIAVDADLAAAHRKAHECDPLSAFGGVIAVNRPVTVAMAEQVAEIFTEVIAAPAYEDGAVEVLARKKNIRVLKVDGTPHQPGDLKPVSGGAVLQQTDVFQAEGDDPANWTLATGEALSEAELKELVFAWKACRAVKSNAILLAKDGASVGVGMGQVNRVDSAKLAVERAGEERARGSYAASDAFFPFPDGLEILTAAGVKAVVQPGGSVRDELVVEAAKKAGVTMYFTGTRHFFH, from the coding sequence GTGAGTAGCAAGCGGGAGATCCGTCGCGCGCTGGTCAGCGTCTATGACAAGAGTGGTCTTGAGGAGCTGGCCCGGGGGCTGCACGCGGCCGGGGTCGAGCTGGTGTCCACCGGGTCGACGGCCGGGCGCATCGCGGCCGCCGGGGTGCCCGTCACCAAGGTCGAGGAGCTGACCGGCTTCCCCGAGTGCCTGGACGGCCGGGTCAAGACGCTGCACCCGCGCGTGCACGCCGGGATCCTCGCCGATCTGCGCCTGGACTCGCACCGCGAGCAGCTGGCGGAGCTCGGCGTCGAGCCGTTCCAGCTCGTCGTGGTGAACCTGTACCCGTTCAAGGAGACCGTCGCCTCGGGCGCCTCCGCCGACGAGTGCGTCGAGCAGATCGACATCGGCGGGCCCTCGATGGTCCGGGCCGCCGCCAAGAACCACCCGTCGGTGGCCGTCGTCACCAGCCCCGAGCGGTACGCGGACGTGCTCGCGGCCGTCGAGAGCGGCGGCTTCGACCTGGACGCCCGCAAGCGTCTGGCCGCCGAAGCGTTTCAGCACACCGCCGCGTACGACGTGGCCGTGGCCTCCTGGATGACCAACGTGTACGCGCCGGAGGACGGCGCCGCGCTGCCCGGCTTCCTCGGCGGGACCTGGGAGCGCAAGTCCACCCTGCGCTACGGCGAGAACCCGCACCAGGCCGCCGCTCTCTACACGGACGGGCAGCCGGGCGGCATCGCCAACGCCGAGCAGCTGCACGGCAAGGAGATGTCCTTCAACAACTACGTGGACACCGAGGCGGCCCGGCGCGCCGCCTACGACCACGACGAGCCCTGTGTCGCGATCATCAAGCACGCCAACCCGTGCGGCATCGCGGTCGACGCCGACCTCGCCGCCGCCCACCGCAAGGCCCACGAGTGCGACCCGCTGTCCGCCTTCGGCGGGGTCATCGCGGTCAACCGCCCGGTGACGGTGGCCATGGCCGAGCAGGTCGCGGAGATCTTCACCGAGGTCATCGCGGCCCCGGCGTACGAGGACGGCGCGGTCGAGGTCCTGGCGCGGAAGAAGAACATCCGTGTCCTCAAGGTCGACGGCACGCCGCACCAGCCCGGCGACCTCAAGCCGGTCTCGGGCGGCGCCGTGCTCCAGCAGACCGACGTGTTCCAGGCCGAGGGGGACGACCCGGCGAACTGGACGCTGGCCACCGGCGAGGCGCTCTCCGAGGCCGAGCTGAAGGAGCTGGTGTTCGCCTGGAAGGCGTGCCGGGCGGTCAAGTCCAACGCCATCCTGCTCGCCAAGGACGGCGCCTCGGTCGGCGTCGGCATGGGCCAGGTCAACCGCGTCGACTCGGCCAAGCTGGCCGTGGAGCGGGCCGGCGAGGAGCGCGCGCGGGGCTCGTACGCCGCCTCGGACGCGTTCTTCCCGTTCCCCGACGGTCTGGAGATCCTGACCGCCGCGGGCGTGAAGGCGGTCGTGCAGCCGGGCGGTTCGGTCCGCGACGAGCTGGTGGTCGAGGCCGCGAAGAAGGCGGGCGTGACGATGTACTTCACCGGCACGCGCCACTTCTTCCACTGA
- the purN gene encoding phosphoribosylglycinamide formyltransferase, with amino-acid sequence MASPPPAAAPARLVVLVSGSGTNLQALLDAIAADPDGYGARIVAVGADRDGIAGLERAEKAGLPTFVCRVKDHPTRDAWDLALAEATAAYAPDLVVSAGFMKIVGKHFLARFGGKVVNTHPALLPSFPGAHGVRDALAYGAKVTGCTVHFVDDGVDTGPIIAQGVVEVRADDTEDALHERIKEVERRLLVDVVGRLARDGYRIEGRKVLLP; translated from the coding sequence GTGGCCTCCCCGCCCCCCGCCGCCGCGCCGGCACGCCTCGTCGTGCTGGTCTCCGGATCCGGTACGAACCTCCAAGCCCTGCTCGACGCCATCGCCGCCGACCCGGACGGGTACGGCGCGCGGATCGTGGCCGTGGGGGCCGACCGGGACGGTATCGCCGGGCTGGAGCGGGCCGAAAAGGCCGGTCTGCCCACCTTTGTCTGCCGGGTGAAGGATCACCCCACCCGGGACGCCTGGGACCTCGCGCTCGCCGAGGCCACCGCAGCGTACGCGCCGGACCTGGTCGTGTCCGCGGGTTTCATGAAGATCGTGGGGAAGCACTTCCTCGCCCGGTTCGGCGGGAAGGTCGTCAACACGCACCCCGCCCTGCTGCCCAGTTTTCCCGGCGCCCACGGCGTCCGTGACGCCCTCGCGTACGGCGCCAAGGTCACCGGTTGCACCGTCCACTTCGTCGACGACGGCGTCGACACCGGCCCGATCATCGCCCAGGGCGTGGTCGAGGTCCGGGCGGACGACACGGAGGACGCGCTCCACGAGCGCATCAAGGAAGTCGAGCGAAGGCTGCTCGTCGACGTCGTGGGGCGGCTGGCCCGCGACGGATATCGCATTGAGGGACGAAAGGTTCTGTTGCCGTGA
- a CDS encoding sigma factor-like helix-turn-helix DNA-binding protein — MTERTSDTGAAMSPPPLPTPEERSGTGPGGAPPAPDADVGPGAPTTRVKPSAPAKPLSTRRPRSAAKRAAKPPATAPVRHDPAHAHAHAPAPVPSAADAPAEPEEPEEPQEPDEVPEDPAAAEPPPPRPVFDTPGDAFDALYAAHSTALVQQTYLLTGRRRLAKEAVERAFHLAWQRWPEVATDPDPAGWLRAAAHEYALSPWHRFRRAHQHPDHPPADPELRTLLRALLDLPPRYRRTLLLYDGLGLDLPETAAETEASTPAAANRLLHAREAVAVRVPELAAAATPEALSALLRRRIGELALAGPQAVTRLPGPRRVRTGGERRVRVWTRAAVTLTAVIVGATAFTLSHAPTHYIPPIAPGQRIGDVPLNSGPQRQGEEDVELHRQLLEEPAHGPERLVPEFR, encoded by the coding sequence ATGACAGAGCGCACGTCCGACACCGGTGCCGCCATGTCGCCGCCGCCCCTGCCGACCCCGGAGGAACGGTCCGGCACGGGCCCCGGCGGAGCCCCGCCCGCCCCGGACGCGGACGTCGGGCCCGGCGCCCCCACCACCCGGGTGAAACCCAGCGCGCCCGCCAAGCCCCTGAGCACCCGCCGCCCCCGGTCCGCCGCGAAGCGCGCCGCCAAGCCCCCGGCCACGGCCCCGGTCCGCCACGACCCGGCTCACGCCCACGCCCACGCCCCGGCGCCGGTTCCCTCAGCCGCCGACGCGCCCGCGGAGCCGGAGGAGCCGGAGGAGCCGCAAGAGCCGGACGAGGTGCCCGAAGACCCGGCCGCCGCGGAACCCCCGCCTCCACGCCCCGTCTTCGACACCCCCGGCGACGCCTTCGACGCGCTCTACGCCGCCCACTCCACCGCCCTCGTCCAGCAGACGTATCTGCTCACCGGGCGGCGGCGGCTGGCGAAGGAGGCCGTCGAGCGCGCCTTCCACCTCGCCTGGCAGCGGTGGCCCGAGGTCGCCACCGACCCCGACCCGGCGGGCTGGCTGCGGGCGGCGGCGCACGAGTACGCCCTCTCCCCCTGGCACCGGTTCCGCCGCGCGCACCAACACCCCGACCATCCCCCGGCCGACCCCGAGCTCCGTACGCTGCTGCGCGCGCTGCTCGACCTGCCGCCCCGGTACCGCCGCACCCTCCTGCTCTACGACGGCCTCGGCCTCGACCTGCCCGAGACCGCCGCCGAGACCGAGGCCAGCACCCCGGCCGCCGCGAACCGGCTGCTGCACGCCCGCGAGGCCGTCGCCGTCCGCGTACCGGAGCTCGCCGCGGCCGCCACCCCCGAGGCGCTGTCCGCACTGCTGCGGCGGCGCATCGGCGAACTCGCCCTCGCCGGGCCCCAGGCCGTGACCCGCCTTCCGGGCCCCCGGCGCGTACGCACCGGGGGCGAGCGGCGCGTGCGGGTCTGGACGCGCGCCGCCGTCACCCTGACCGCCGTCATCGTCGGCGCGACGGCCTTCACGCTCTCCCACGCGCCCACCCACTACATCCCGCCGATCGCCCCCGGCCAGCGCATCGGCGACGTCCCGCTCAACAGCGGCCCGCAGCGGCAGGGCGAGGAGGACGTGGAGCTCCACCGCCAGCTGCTCGAAGAGCCCGCCCACGGGCCGGAACGGCTGGTCCCGGAGTTCCGCTGA
- a CDS encoding DUF6350 family protein has translation MTQVTDRGLTLPAAQGRSSVLATCVLRGAMAAGLGLGVLAVLVTVVWISSPYPDSGPGGALRAAASMWLLAHGTRLVRPDTLSGVPAPVGIVPLLLVGLPVWLAHRAGRDALAYGEEPEYEEGAEDDDGQPPLPPAWLPFAAVTGTYLLVGGAAVLYASDGPLPAAPLSAALHLTLVASGAVGAGLWSAYGRPRAPLPRWAPAAVRRLLVHRRTNAAVRAGSAGVAVLLAGGALLAGTALVWHAGAAQDAFLRLAQDWPGRLAVVLLALALVPNAAVWGAAYGLGPGFLLGTGAVATPLGVAGTPAVPHFPLLSALPTEPRGGWPSWSAVVLPVLAGLAVGWWTARRATGEEEAWGRGETALTAAYGAAACGAALALLAALSGGPLGTERLAALGPVWWRTGGAALLWTAAVGVPGALVLRWWWGRAVTSDAPGGRWSRFVRWRRKGEAVVDAVSDAPRVRWSRLAWWRGRGEAVAGAGSDAPRVRWWSRLARRRRKGEVVERGEVGPYDFLPVGSWHDSGAREVRWAALREASGGLMPDIAPGATVPPGDVVPGVDVAPGADTVSKADVVPKADVAPRAEDRPEVVVLPEPGGLVQAEPDAPEVPASGDGGDPRPESSPLPAPEDEPPAPH, from the coding sequence GTGACACAAGTGACCGATCGCGGCCTGACGTTGCCTGCGGCCCAGGGCCGCTCGTCCGTGCTGGCCACCTGCGTGCTGCGCGGGGCGATGGCGGCCGGGCTGGGACTCGGCGTGCTCGCCGTGCTGGTGACGGTGGTGTGGATCAGCTCGCCGTACCCCGACAGCGGCCCCGGCGGCGCGCTGCGCGCGGCGGCCTCGATGTGGCTGCTCGCCCATGGAACGCGGCTGGTCAGACCCGACACGCTCAGCGGGGTGCCCGCGCCGGTGGGGATCGTGCCGCTGCTGCTCGTCGGGCTGCCGGTCTGGCTGGCGCACCGGGCGGGGCGGGACGCGCTGGCGTACGGCGAGGAGCCGGAGTACGAGGAGGGGGCGGAGGACGACGACGGGCAGCCGCCGTTGCCGCCCGCCTGGCTCCCCTTCGCGGCGGTGACGGGCACATATCTGCTGGTGGGCGGGGCGGCGGTGCTGTACGCGTCGGACGGGCCGCTGCCCGCCGCGCCGCTGAGCGCCGCGCTGCATCTGACCCTGGTGGCCTCGGGCGCGGTGGGCGCCGGGCTGTGGAGCGCGTACGGCCGTCCGCGCGCCCCGCTGCCGCGCTGGGCGCCCGCTGCCGTACGTCGGCTGCTGGTCCATCGTCGTACGAATGCGGCTGTACGAGCCGGGTCGGCCGGGGTTGCCGTGCTGCTGGCGGGCGGGGCGCTGCTCGCCGGGACGGCGCTGGTGTGGCACGCGGGTGCGGCCCAGGACGCGTTCCTGCGGCTGGCGCAGGACTGGCCGGGGCGGCTGGCGGTGGTGCTGCTGGCGCTGGCGCTGGTGCCGAACGCGGCGGTGTGGGGGGCGGCGTACGGGCTGGGGCCGGGGTTCCTGCTGGGCACGGGCGCGGTGGCGACGCCGCTGGGGGTGGCGGGCACGCCCGCGGTGCCGCACTTCCCGCTGCTGAGCGCGTTGCCGACGGAGCCGCGCGGAGGCTGGCCGAGCTGGTCGGCGGTGGTGCTGCCGGTGCTGGCCGGGCTGGCGGTCGGGTGGTGGACGGCGCGGCGGGCGACGGGCGAGGAGGAGGCGTGGGGGCGCGGGGAGACGGCGCTGACGGCGGCGTACGGGGCGGCGGCGTGCGGAGCGGCGCTCGCGCTCCTGGCCGCGCTCTCGGGCGGCCCCCTGGGCACGGAACGCCTGGCGGCGCTGGGCCCGGTGTGGTGGCGCACGGGCGGGGCGGCGCTGCTGTGGACGGCGGCGGTGGGGGTGCCGGGGGCGCTGGTGCTGCGGTGGTGGTGGGGGAGGGCGGTGACGTCCGATGCGCCTGGGGGTCGGTGGTCGCGCTTTGTCCGGTGGCGCCGGAAGGGCGAGGCGGTGGTGGATGCGGTGTCCGATGCGCCTCGGGTTCGGTGGTCGCGCCTCGCGTGGTGGCGGGGGAGGGGCGAGGCGGTGGCGGGTGCGGGGTCCGATGCGCCTCGGGTTCGGTGGTGGTCGCGCCTTGCCCGGCGGCGGCGGAAGGGCGAAGTGGTGGAGCGGGGGGAGGTCGGGCCGTACGACTTCCTGCCGGTGGGGTCGTGGCACGACAGCGGGGCGCGGGAGGTGCGGTGGGCTGCGCTGCGGGAGGCGTCGGGGGGCCTGATGCCGGACATCGCGCCCGGGGCGACTGTGCCGCCGGGGGACGTGGTGCCCGGGGTGGACGTGGCGCCTGGGGCGGACACGGTGTCCAAGGCAGACGTGGTGCCCAAGGCGGACGTGGCGCCCAGGGCGGAGGACCGGCCCGAGGTCGTCGTGTTGCCGGAGCCGGGCGGGCTGGTCCAGGCGGAACCGGATGCGCCGGAGGTGCCTGCGTCGGGGGACGGCGGTGACCCCCGGCCGGAGAGCTCACCCCTCCCCGCCCCGGAGGACGAGCCCCCGGCGCCCCACTAG